A genomic region of Mesobacillus jeotgali contains the following coding sequences:
- a CDS encoding STAS domain-containing protein, with protein sequence MTTELQALGEAIVSRKHEIAKAVHEGRYSESVLTEAQKYDLGKIEQQILEIRADFIGLFGEALIEHQDQEKAFANITNWGKETGEYIYKLGASLDEALKDTSFYREHIWKAIKEEAKDMPASVIFGVLDIIDPLMDHAIYSFSLTFVDAHQKSLENAKTALLELSVPVVPLMPGVGVLPLVGNVDTERAQLLMEETLDQAVKLKLTHLIFDVSGVMIVDTMVADQLFKVISALSLVGVKTIMTGIRPEVAHTMVTLGLNLEGIMVKSNLHQAFKEIQTLQNA encoded by the coding sequence ATGACCACAGAACTTCAAGCATTAGGAGAAGCAATTGTCAGCAGGAAGCATGAAATCGCCAAAGCTGTCCACGAAGGCAGGTATTCTGAATCCGTTTTAACAGAAGCCCAGAAGTATGACCTTGGTAAAATTGAACAGCAAATCCTTGAGATCCGGGCGGACTTCATTGGATTATTCGGTGAAGCATTGATTGAGCATCAAGACCAGGAGAAGGCATTTGCTAATATTACAAACTGGGGTAAAGAAACTGGTGAATACATCTATAAGCTGGGTGCATCTCTTGATGAAGCACTTAAAGATACAAGCTTTTACCGTGAGCATATTTGGAAAGCAATCAAAGAAGAAGCAAAGGATATGCCTGCTTCTGTCATCTTTGGTGTTTTGGATATTATAGATCCATTGATGGACCATGCTATCTACAGCTTCAGCCTTACGTTCGTAGACGCGCACCAAAAGAGCCTTGAAAACGCAAAAACTGCATTGCTGGAACTGTCAGTACCAGTCGTTCCGTTAATGCCGGGAGTTGGAGTATTGCCTCTTGTTGGAAACGTAGATACTGAAAGGGCTCAGCTGTTGATGGAAGAAACACTGGACCAGGCTGTAAAACTCAAGCTTACTCACCTTATCTTTGATGTGTCCGGAGTCATGATCGTTGATACGATGGTTGCGGACCAGTTGTTCAAGGTAATCAGCGCTCTATCACTAGTTGGGGTAAAGACCATCATGACTGGCATCCGTCCAGAGGTTGCCCATACTATGGTGACGCTTGGACTCAACCTCGAAGGAATAATGGTTAAATCAAATCTTCATCAGGCATTCAAAGAGATTCAGACTCTGCAAAATGCATAA